The window CGTCCGCGCGGCGAACGGCGCCTCCACGCACCGCCCGTCCGTCCCGAACCGCCAGCCGTGGAACGGGCACTCCACCGCCCCGTCCACGACCTTCCCGCCGACGCCCAGGTGCGCGCCGTAGTGCGGACAGTGCGCGTCCCGCACGGCCGCCCGCCCGTCCGCCCCCCGGAACGCGATCAGCGCCCGCCCGAAGTAGTGCAGGCTGACGACCTTCCCCGTCCGCAGCTCCCCGCTGCGCAGCACGGCGTACCACCCGTGCGGCACGCTCGGCATCGGATACTCGTCGGCGCGTGGATCACGGGGCAGCGTGGTCGGATCAAGGGCCCGGCTGTCATGACTCCGCCAAAATCGCATGAGATCGATGCTAACGGCGACCATGAACCACGACCCCGAACTCGCGCCACCCAAAGGGAAGTTGGCGTTGACGCACACGGCCCGCACGCTCCGCTACGACTACGACTACGACTACGACTACGACTACGACGGCGGCCCGTACGCCGCGACCATCACAGCGAGGGCAACCCTGCTCACGTCCCGACCCTTGGCGTCCGTGGAGTTGACACTGTGGACGAGCGTGCGGGAGCCGTCGCGGGTGGAGGCGATGGCCGCGTTGTAGCCCCAGCGGCCGCCCGTCTTGCCCCACACCTCACGCCCGCCGAGCACCTTCCTGGCCAGCCCGACGGCGTACTCGGCCGGCTTGCCGCCCGGGAAGGCGGTCACCTTCGGCACCGTGAACATCTCCTCCAGCAGCGGCCCGCGCGGCACGATCCGCCCCCCGAACAGCGCCTGGGTGAAGCGCTCCAGATCCGCCGTGGTCGAGACGATGTCGCCGGCCGCCCAGGTGTCCGTCACCCCCCACACGCTCACGTCCCGCAACCCGGTCGTCCCGTCGTCCAGCGTCATCCGCTGGTACCCGTGGTTGTGCGGGCCGACGATCCGCGGGTCGGCGCCCGGGAGGTAGGTGTCGCGCAGCCCCAGCGGCCTCAGCACCCGCCGGGTGACCTGCCGCTCGTAGGAGTCCCCGGTCACCCGCTCCACCAGCAGCCCGGCGATCGTGTAGCCGATGTTGAGGTAGTGCTGCCGCTCACCCGGCGCGAACTCCCGCTCCTTCGCCGTGGCCGACCGCACCATCGCCTCCGGGTCGTGGACGCGGAAACGGTTCGCGTACCACTCCTCGACCGTCGTCCCCGGGAAGTCGGCCGCCGGGATGCCGTGCGTGTGATCGAGCAACTGCCGGACCGTGACCCCGCCGTACGACGCCGGAATCAGCTCCGGCAGATACGCGCGGACGCTCCGGTCGAGGTCGACCTTCCCCTCGGCGGCCAGCTGCAGCACCACGGCCGCCGTGAACACCTTGGTCACGGACCCCACCCGGAAGCGGGCGTGCGGATCGGCAGCGCGGCCGGTCGTCAGGTCGTGCACCCCCGAACTGCCCCGCCACACCCCGTCGGTGCCCCCGACGCGTACGAGCGCGGCGGTGGCGTCGGCGGCGGGCAGTCCGGCGACGGCGGCCTTCAGGGCGGCGGCCGTCACCGGGTCCGTCCGCGACGGCACGGTCACGGCCCCGGCGCCGCCCGACGAGGAGGCGGTGGCCGGCAGGGCCGCCGGGCCCGTCACCACCCCGAGGACGAAGACGGCGGCGAGCAGCGAACGCGTGGCGCGCTTCATGGTCAACTCCGTTGATGTGAGCCGGTGTTCGCGACCCTGCGGCGGGTCGCTCTCGACGGCTCCATCCTGCTGACCGGCGGCCCCGGCGCGGATCGCCCGCGCCGGGGGTCTTCGGGGGCCGCGTCCGGTCACTTCCTCGCCGACGTGGGGGAGGAACCGGGCCGGAGGACTCCCCCGGGCGGGGGACCCGCGACCGGGGCGCGCGCGTCCCCCGCCGCGATCAGGCCCGTCTCGTAGGCGCAGATCACCGCCTGGATGCGGTCCCGCAGCCCGAGCTTGGCGAGCACGTTGCCGACATGCGTCTTGACCGTGTGGTCGCTGACGACCAGCTCGGCTGCGATCTCGGCGTTCGACAGCCCCCGCGCCAGCAGCAACAGCGTCTCGCGCTCCCGCCCGGTCAGCACGTCGAGCCGGGGGTCGGGCCGCGCGGCCCGGGCGGCGGCCGGCCGTGTGTACTGCTCCACCAGCCGCCGCGCCACGGACGGCGCGAGCAGCGAGTCCCCCCGCGCCACGACCCGTACGGCGTGCACGAGGTCGTCGCGCCGGACGTCCTTCAGCAGGAACCCGCTCGCCCCCGCGTGCAGCGCCTCGTACACGTACTCGTCGGTGTCGAAGGTCGTCAGCATCACGACCCGGCAGCCACCGTCCCCGCCGCCCGCGCCCCCGCTCTCCTTGATCGCCCGGCAGGCCTCGATCCCGTCCGTCCGGGGCATCCGGACGTCGAGCAGTGCCACGTCGGCGCGGTGCCGCCGCACCGCCTCGACCGCCGCAGCCCCGTCGCCCACCTCGGCCACCACCTCGATGTCCGGCTGGACGTCGAGGATCAGCGCGAAGCCGCTGCGCACCAGCTCCTGGTCGTCGGCCACGACCACCCGGATCGTCAACGCCCCGCCCCCGCCCCGGTCTTCGTGCCCGCGAGGGGCGCCACCGGTATCCGTACGCGCACTGCGAACCCCCGTCCGCCGGGCCCCGCCCCGGTCTCCGCCGTACCGCCGTGCACGGCCGCCCGCTCCCGTACCCCGACGAGCCCGTGCCCGCCGCCGTGCCCGGGGCGCGGCCCGCGACCGTCGTCCGTCACCTCCACGCGCACGGCGTCGTCGCCGTAGACGAGCCGCACGGAGACCGTACGGGCGTCCGCGTGCCGGACCGTGTTCGTCAGCGCCTCCTGCACGATCCGGAACACGGACGCCCCGGTGGCACCCGGCAACGGCCGCTCCCGCCCCTGCACCTCCTGCACGACGTCGAGCCCACTGCTCCGCACCCGGTCCAGCAGCGCGGCGAGATCCCCGATCCCCGGCTGCGGCTCCCGGGGCGCGCGCCCCTCCTCCGCCCCCTCCCCGGTCTCCTCCCGCAGCACGCCCAGCATCCGCCGCAGCTGGACCATGGCGTCCCGTCCGGCCTCGGAGATCGCGTCGAAGGCGGCCTCGGCCCGCTCCGGCGCCGTCCGCACGGCCACCGGCCCGGCCTCCGCCTGCACGATCATCAGGCTCACGGCGTGGGACAGGATGTCGTGCATCTCGCGGGCGATCCGGGCCCGTTCGCGCGCCGCGGCCCGCTCGGCCTCGACACGGTGCGCCCGCTGGCGGGCGTCGGTCAGCCGCCCGAAGACGTAGGCCGCCGCGAACACGAAGGCGGAGAAGGCCAGTTCACGTGCCGACCGGCTGTTGAGCCCCACCCCCACCGGCACCGCGACCAGCACGAGGACCCCGGTGACCAGCCGTTTCCACGGCGGCGAGAGCACGGCGACGGTGTAGACGATCACCAGCCCGTTGTACGGCAGCGGCTGCCCGGGCCCGTCCAGCGCCACCTGGTAGACCAGGCTGGTCACCATGATCGCCAGCAGCGCGGCGATCGGGGCCCGCCGCCGCCACACCAGCGGCACCACGGTCAGCGTCGTCAGCCCGTACGCCGCCCAGGTCGCCGGCGGCAGCCCGGCCGCCCGCGGCACCACGAACGGCATCGTCACCGCCCCCTGCACCAGCAGCGCGACCCCGACATCGACCACCCACGGATACCCCTCCGCGAGCACCCGCCCCCGCTCCCACCACTCCCGCACGCCGCGCCCACCCCGTATGCCACTCACGACTGCCCACCCCACACCCTCCTCCCCGCCGCGCGAAGAAGAACCGACCCCACCGCTTGTGAAGAAACCTGTGCGAGCTCTTACCGGCCCGTACGTGGTCCGGACCGAACGGCGACGGCATGATGACCAACGAAGTCCGAGGGCGCCCCTGGGGGTCCCAGGGCGAGCCCGAGGGAGGGTCGCATGAGGTCGCGCTTGGTGTGGATTCCGGGCCGGGGAGAACGCGCCATGGTCGAACAGAACCAGCCGTACACGGTGATCCTGCTCAAGTTCTTCGTCCTGGCCGGCCTGCTGTCCATGCCGGCGCTCGTCTTCCACTGGGGCGCGTGGTTCCCGTTCGCCGGAGCCGGCGTCTACCTGCTCTGGGAAGCACACCGCCTCCACGGCGCGCTCGACGAGCTGGCCCACCTCTGGAACGAACGGAACCAGCGGGAACAGCGGCACGGGCGGCAGCATCAGCACCGGCAGGAACAGGAGTCGGCGACGAGCGAGCGCTGAGCGCGCTCAGCGCACGGGCGTCGGTGGCGATGCCGTACTCCGCCGCCGTACGAGCCGCGTGGGCACGAGCGTGGTCCCGTGCTCCGTCCCCACCTCCGCGCCGGCCTCCGTGCCCTCCCGCATCTTGCTCAGCACGCCCGCCACGCACAGCCGCCCCACCTCCGCGAAGTCCTGGTGGACGGTGGTGAGGGGCGGCAGGAAGGACGCGGCCTCGGGAATGTCGTCGAAGCCGACGACACTGACGTCCTCGGGGACCCGGCGCCCGCGCTCGTTCAGGGCCCGCAGCAATCCCAGCGCCATCTGGTCGTTCGCGACGAACACGGCCGTGCAGTCCGGCTGTTCGGCGATCCGCAGCCCGGCCCGGTACCCCGACTCCGCCGACCAGTCGCCGCGCACGAGGGGCGGCACCTCCCGGACGCCCGCCTCGTCGAGCGTGGCGCGCCAGGCGTTGGCCCTCCGCT is drawn from Streptomyces bottropensis ATCC 25435 and contains these coding sequences:
- a CDS encoding response regulator transcription factor codes for the protein MTIRVVVADDQELVRSGFALILDVQPDIEVVAEVGDGAAAVEAVRRHRADVALLDVRMPRTDGIEACRAIKESGGAGGGDGGCRVVMLTTFDTDEYVYEALHAGASGFLLKDVRRDDLVHAVRVVARGDSLLAPSVARRLVEQYTRPAAARAARPDPRLDVLTGRERETLLLLARGLSNAEIAAELVVSDHTVKTHVGNVLAKLGLRDRIQAVICAYETGLIAAGDARAPVAGPPPGGVLRPGSSPTSARK
- a CDS encoding sensor histidine kinase; the encoded protein is MSGIRGGRGVREWWERGRVLAEGYPWVVDVGVALLVQGAVTMPFVVPRAAGLPPATWAAYGLTTLTVVPLVWRRRAPIAALLAIMVTSLVYQVALDGPGQPLPYNGLVIVYTVAVLSPPWKRLVTGVLVLVAVPVGVGLNSRSARELAFSAFVFAAAYVFGRLTDARQRAHRVEAERAAARERARIAREMHDILSHAVSLMIVQAEAGPVAVRTAPERAEAAFDAISEAGRDAMVQLRRMLGVLREETGEGAEEGRAPREPQPGIGDLAALLDRVRSSGLDVVQEVQGRERPLPGATGASVFRIVQEALTNTVRHADARTVSVRLVYGDDAVRVEVTDDGRGPRPGHGGGHGLVGVRERAAVHGGTAETGAGPGGRGFAVRVRIPVAPLAGTKTGAGAGR
- a CDS encoding serine hydrolase domain-containing protein; its protein translation is MKRATRSLLAAVFVLGVVTGPAALPATASSSGGAGAVTVPSRTDPVTAAALKAAVAGLPAADATAALVRVGGTDGVWRGSSGVHDLTTGRAADPHARFRVGSVTKVFTAAVVLQLAAEGKVDLDRSVRAYLPELIPASYGGVTVRQLLDHTHGIPAADFPGTTVEEWYANRFRVHDPEAMVRSATAKEREFAPGERQHYLNIGYTIAGLLVERVTGDSYERQVTRRVLRPLGLRDTYLPGADPRIVGPHNHGYQRMTLDDGTTGLRDVSVWGVTDTWAAGDIVSTTADLERFTQALFGGRIVPRGPLLEEMFTVPKVTAFPGGKPAEYAVGLARKVLGGREVWGKTGGRWGYNAAIASTRDGSRTLVHSVNSTDAKGRDVSRVALAVMVAAYGPPS